One genomic window of Glycine max cultivar Williams 82 chromosome 16, Glycine_max_v4.0, whole genome shotgun sequence includes the following:
- the LOC100797901 gene encoding 13-hydroxylupanine O-tigloyltransferase, translating into MVLQTSSLGFIVRRHPPELVAPANPTPREVKLLSDIDDQNGLRYQLPLVLFFPYQPSMEGKDPVEVIREALSKTLVFYYPFAGRLREGPDGKLMVDCNGEGVMFIEADADVTIEQFGNNFMPPFPCFDELLYNVPGSDGMIDTPLLLIQVTRLKCGGFIFALRMNHTICDGSGICQFLKALSEIAHGAPKPSILPGWHREILCAREPPRITCIHQEYQQLPPDSRSIFISHQRSAFKVESQPQHASFSHDILRGSLTTVVE; encoded by the exons ATGGTTCTCCAAACTTCGTCTCTAGGGTTTATAGTGAGGAGGCACCCACCAGAGCTAGTAGCCCCAGCCAACCCCACTCCCCGTGAAGTTAAGCTATTATCTGACATAGATGACCAAAATGGCCTTCGTTACCAACTTCCACTGGTGCTATTCTTTCCTTACCAGCCTTCAATGGAAGGGAAAGACCCTGTTGAAGTCATTAGAGAAGCACTATCCAAAACACTTGTGTTTTACTATCCCTTCGCGGGAAGGCTTAGGGAGGGTCCTGATGGCAAACTAATGGTGGATTGTAATGGAGAAGGTGTCATGTTCATTGAGGCTGATGCAGATGTGACAATTGAGCAGTTTGGTAATAATTTTATGCCTCCATTCCCTTGCTTTGATGAGCTCCTCTACAATGTTCCTGGTTCAGATGGAATGATTGACACCCCACTGCTGCTTATACAG GTAACACGTCTCAAGTGTGGTGGTTTCATCTTTGCACTCCGAATGAATCATACTATATGTGATGGAAGTGGAATTTGCCAATTTCTGAAGGCGTTATCAGAAATAGCACACGGTGCACCAAAGCCTTCTATTCTCCCTGGCTGGCACAGGGAGATTCTATGTGCTAGAGAACCACCAAGAATCACATGCATCCATCAAGAATACCAGCAACTACCACCTGATTCAAGAAGCATCTTCATATCCCATCAAC GTTCTGCATTTAAAGTAGAGTCTCAGCCTCAACATGCTAGTTTTAGTCATGACATTCTAAGAGGGTCTTTGACAACTGTCGTAGAATAG